In a single window of the Flavobacterium sp. W4I14 genome:
- a CDS encoding 3-phosphoshikimate 1-carboxyvinyltransferase (product_source=KO:K00800; cath_funfam=3.65.10.10; cog=COG0128; ko=KO:K00800; pfam=PF00275; superfamily=55205; tigrfam=TIGR01356), which produces MSKNALVSFKGTKNINTEIQLTGSKSECNRALIISALSKKLVKVENLSNAADTVTLNGILNKLGVETSELGADSKLKTANSELVDVGPAGTAMRFLSAYLSAKNGNFLLTGTERMKQRPIGILAEALKTIGADISYAEAEGFPPLNIVGPLNQKTAEVKIKGDISSQYISALLMIAPILPQGLTLEIEGELTSKPYVDMTLDMLAEVGISHSWNENSISIKPQVFKPGTLVVEPDWSAASYWYSIAALADEAEISLPALKEKSLQGDSQIKNIMKIFGIATSKTDKGIAISNLGLSLDTKEVLDLKTCPDLAQTIVVIAAALGKNMSFTGLETLKIKETDRIAALQNELAKIGVTFTEDNLVYTLNTDNLHFPDKVTFATYEDHRMAMAFAPLALLINEVEIEEMQVVEKSYPYYWEDLKKAGFDVSIK; this is translated from the coding sequence ATGTCGAAAAACGCCTTAGTTTCTTTTAAAGGAACCAAGAATATTAATACGGAAATCCAATTAACAGGCTCGAAAAGCGAATGCAACAGGGCTTTAATTATTAGCGCTTTAAGTAAAAAACTGGTTAAAGTTGAAAACCTTTCCAATGCTGCCGATACGGTAACCTTAAATGGCATCCTAAACAAGTTGGGAGTTGAGACTAGTGAGTTGGGAGCAGACTCCAAACTGAAAACTGCAAACTCCGAACTGGTTGATGTTGGCCCTGCAGGGACCGCTATGCGTTTCTTATCGGCTTATCTTTCGGCTAAAAACGGCAATTTCTTACTTACCGGAACCGAACGGATGAAACAGCGCCCTATTGGTATCTTGGCAGAGGCTTTAAAAACGATCGGTGCTGATATTTCTTATGCAGAAGCTGAAGGTTTCCCTCCATTGAATATTGTTGGCCCTTTAAATCAAAAAACTGCTGAAGTTAAAATTAAAGGCGATATCAGCAGTCAATATATTTCGGCCTTGCTGATGATTGCCCCTATCCTACCTCAGGGTTTAACTTTAGAAATTGAAGGCGAGCTTACCTCTAAACCATATGTAGATATGACTTTAGATATGTTGGCTGAAGTTGGCATTTCACATTCTTGGAACGAAAATTCAATTTCCATCAAACCACAGGTATTTAAACCTGGTACTTTGGTTGTAGAGCCAGACTGGAGTGCAGCATCATATTGGTATAGCATTGCAGCTTTAGCTGATGAAGCAGAAATTAGTTTACCTGCATTAAAAGAGAAAAGTTTGCAGGGTGATAGCCAGATCAAAAATATCATGAAGATTTTTGGCATCGCCACCAGTAAAACAGATAAAGGAATCGCCATTAGCAACTTGGGTCTTTCTTTAGATACTAAAGAAGTTTTAGATTTAAAAACCTGTCCGGATTTAGCACAAACCATTGTAGTTATCGCAGCTGCATTAGGTAAAAATATGTCTTTTACAGGCTTAGAAACCTTAAAAATTAAAGAAACTGATCGTATCGCAGCGCTTCAGAACGAATTGGCTAAAATAGGCGTTACTTTTACAGAAGATAATCTGGTTTATACGTTAAATACAGACAACCTTCATTTTCCAGATAAAGTTACTTTTGCAACCTACGAGGACCACCGCATGGCAATGGCTTTTGCACCACTTGCACTATTGATCAACGAAGTTGAAATTGAAGAAATGCAGGTAGTAGAAAAATCTTATCCATATTATTGGGAAGATTTGAAAAAAGCAGGATTTGATGTTAGTATCAAGTAG
- a CDS encoding two-component system LytT family response regulator (product_source=KO:K02477; cath_funfam=3.40.50.2300; cog=COG3279; ko=KO:K02477; pfam=PF00072,PF04397; smart=SM00448,SM00850; superfamily=52172) yields MTYSCLIVDDNEIERDAIEMHLKKIPSLNIIAVCSNGIEASQILSTTSVDIVYSDIDMPELSGMDLLKSLKKQPLFIFITSFSEYAAESFNLDALDFIVKPATFERILKATNKAIEYIELRKQVNKLPVENLNTDDKKDDDYFFFRETKGITKLKYNDVIYIESMGDFSKLFTSIDKHVILVSLKNLEKQLPSKIFSRVHKQYIININHIVTLTNHEVHLDHNFLVPISASNRQELLEKAIDKKILSRFLK; encoded by the coding sequence ATGACGTACAGCTGTTTAATTGTTGATGATAATGAAATTGAAAGAGATGCCATAGAAATGCATCTAAAAAAAATTCCATCATTAAATATTATTGCTGTCTGTAGTAACGGTATAGAAGCTTCGCAAATTTTATCAACCACATCAGTGGATATTGTTTATTCTGATATTGATATGCCAGAGCTTTCAGGTATGGATTTATTAAAAAGTCTGAAAAAACAACCGCTATTTATCTTTATCACTTCATTTAGTGAGTATGCTGCAGAGAGCTTTAATCTGGATGCATTGGATTTTATTGTTAAGCCCGCAACGTTCGAACGCATATTAAAAGCCACCAACAAAGCGATCGAGTATATTGAATTACGCAAACAGGTAAATAAACTTCCTGTCGAAAACTTAAACACTGACGATAAAAAAGACGACGATTATTTCTTTTTTAGAGAGACCAAAGGCATAACCAAGCTGAAATATAATGATGTAATTTATATTGAAAGTATGGGCGATTTTTCAAAGCTGTTTACCAGCATCGATAAACATGTTATTTTAGTAAGTTTAAAAAATCTAGAAAAGCAACTGCCCTCAAAAATTTTCTCAAGGGTACACAAACAGTACATCATTAATATAAACCACATTGTAACCTTAACCAATCACGAGGTTCATTTAGATCATAACTTTCTGGTTCCGATAAGTGCCTCTAACAGGCAGGAATTATTGGAAAAAGCAATTGACAAGAAAATTCTGTCGAGATTTTTAAAATAG
- a CDS encoding chorismate mutase (product_source=KO:K04516; cath_funfam=1.20.59.10,3.20.20.70; cog=COG1605,COG2876; ko=KO:K04516; pfam=PF00793,PF01817; smart=SM00830; superfamily=48600,51569; tigrfam=TIGR01361) — translation MKLNLNIQPLNTWLNVNNEPLIISGPCSAETEEQLLTTAHLLAATGKVSVLRAGIWKPRTRPGEFEGIGSIGLEWLKRAKAETGLPTAVEVANAKHVEEALAAGVDILWIGARSTVNPFTVQEIADALKGHDVPVLIKNPVNPDLQLWIGAIERINGAGITKIGAIHRGFSSFEKSSFRNEPMWELAIQLKTLCPELPIINDPSHICGNRELIPYISQKALDLDMQGLMIESHVDPSVAWTDAKQQVTPAALAELVDRLTVREPEAPNEAFADKLADLRKSIDKIDDILLQKLGERMAIVEKIGEFKRDNQVTILQVNRWDAIIKKGHAFAKALKLDLNFTEKFLELMHGESIRKQTEIMNAGKAEQGIAAEQHTEVKA, via the coding sequence ATGAAACTTAATTTAAACATCCAACCATTAAACACCTGGTTAAACGTAAACAACGAACCATTAATCATTTCTGGTCCTTGTAGCGCAGAAACTGAAGAACAATTATTAACTACAGCGCACTTATTGGCTGCTACCGGTAAAGTATCGGTATTGAGAGCTGGTATCTGGAAACCACGTACCCGTCCGGGAGAATTTGAAGGTATCGGAAGTATCGGTTTAGAGTGGTTAAAACGTGCTAAAGCAGAAACTGGTTTACCAACGGCTGTAGAGGTTGCAAATGCAAAACACGTTGAAGAGGCTTTAGCAGCTGGTGTAGATATCCTTTGGATTGGTGCACGTTCTACTGTAAACCCCTTCACTGTTCAGGAAATTGCTGATGCTTTAAAAGGTCATGATGTTCCGGTATTGATCAAAAACCCAGTTAACCCAGATTTACAGTTATGGATCGGTGCAATTGAGCGTATCAATGGCGCAGGAATTACTAAAATCGGTGCTATTCACCGCGGTTTCTCATCATTCGAGAAAAGTTCTTTCCGTAACGAACCAATGTGGGAACTTGCTATCCAGTTAAAAACACTTTGCCCTGAATTACCGATCATCAACGATCCAAGTCACATTTGCGGTAACCGTGAGTTAATCCCTTACATTTCTCAAAAAGCATTGGATTTAGATATGCAAGGTTTAATGATCGAATCTCACGTAGATCCTTCAGTTGCCTGGACTGATGCTAAACAACAAGTTACTCCTGCTGCTTTAGCTGAATTGGTTGACCGTTTAACTGTTCGTGAACCAGAAGCACCAAATGAAGCTTTCGCTGATAAATTAGCCGACCTACGTAAATCAATCGATAAAATTGATGATATCTTATTACAGAAATTAGGTGAGCGTATGGCTATTGTAGAGAAAATTGGTGAGTTTAAACGCGATAACCAGGTAACTATTTTACAGGTAAACCGTTGGGATGCCATCATTAAAAAAGGTCATGCTTTTGCAAAAGCTTTAAAATTAGACTTAAACTTTACTGAGAAATTCTTAGAATTGATGCACGGTGAATCAATCCGTAAGCAAACTGAAATTATGAATGCTGGCAAAGCTGAACAAGGTATTGCTGCTGAGCAACATACTGAGGTTAAAGCGTAA
- a CDS encoding sterol desaturase/sphingolipid hydroxylase (fatty acid hydroxylase superfamily) (product_source=COG3000; cog=COG3000; pfam=PF04116; superfamily=51998; transmembrane_helix_parts=Outside_1_9,TMhelix_10_30,Inside_31_42,TMhelix_43_65,Outside_66_79,TMhelix_80_102,Inside_103_137,TMhelix_138_160,Outside_161_320): protein MNFTGSDISVVGLFGFVIVLTLVEMYFSYAHDRKLYTKRDTWTNIYLMTAAIVINLATKTGTFFLLQYCYQFRLFQIPNIWLYWFVLILAQDFLYWFLHTVGHYVRFFWAMHVTHHSSEHFNLTTGFRSTVFEPLYRVFFYLPLAFMGFTAVDILFAYLVTQIYGNLVHTQYNIKLPKWYGYIFVTPSHHRVHHASNVRYLDKNMGMVLILWDRWFGTFQEELPEDVVKYGLTTQPEDTGAVNIIFHEFIALSADVKKAPTFIDKVKYIFNPPGWSHDGSTKIAKIMQQELREEEEKRYEALQQDKVKGLNDRGELSSTG, encoded by the coding sequence ATGAATTTTACCGGAAGTGATATTTCTGTAGTAGGCCTATTTGGTTTCGTAATCGTTTTAACCCTGGTTGAAATGTATTTCAGCTATGCGCACGACAGAAAATTATATACCAAACGCGATACCTGGACCAATATCTACCTGATGACGGCCGCTATTGTGATCAATTTAGCAACAAAAACAGGCACTTTTTTTCTACTGCAGTACTGTTATCAATTCCGTTTGTTCCAAATCCCTAATATTTGGCTCTATTGGTTTGTTTTGATTTTAGCGCAAGATTTCCTGTATTGGTTTTTGCATACAGTTGGTCATTATGTACGCTTTTTCTGGGCGATGCACGTTACACATCACTCATCTGAACATTTTAACTTAACCACAGGTTTCCGTTCAACCGTTTTCGAGCCACTGTACCGTGTTTTCTTTTATTTGCCCTTGGCATTTATGGGTTTCACCGCTGTTGATATCCTTTTTGCTTACCTGGTAACTCAAATTTACGGCAACCTGGTGCACACACAGTACAACATTAAGCTTCCAAAATGGTATGGGTATATTTTCGTAACGCCATCACACCATCGCGTGCACCATGCCAGCAATGTACGTTACCTAGACAAAAATATGGGTATGGTTTTAATTCTTTGGGATAGATGGTTCGGCACTTTTCAGGAGGAGTTACCAGAAGATGTTGTTAAATATGGTTTAACTACGCAGCCTGAAGATACTGGTGCTGTTAACATCATTTTCCATGAATTTATTGCATTGAGTGCTGATGTTAAAAAAGCACCAACTTTTATAGATAAAGTGAAATACATTTTTAACCCGCCGGGATGGAGCCATGATGGAAGCACTAAAATTGCTAAAATTATGCAACAGGAATTGCGTGAGGAGGAAGAGAAAAGATACGAAGCCTTACAACAGGACAAAGTAAAAGGGCTTAACGATCGGGGAGAATTAAGTTCTACAGGATAA
- a CDS encoding chorismate synthase (product_source=KO:K01736; cath_funfam=3.60.150.10; cog=COG0082; ko=KO:K01736; pfam=PF01264; superfamily=103263; tigrfam=TIGR00033), producing the protein MAGNSFGQLFRITTFGESHGVAIGVIIDGCPAQLDIDMDFIQSELDKRKPGQSKITTQRKESDTVQILSGVFEGKSTGTPIALLIPNEDQRSKDYGHNVDVYRPSHADYVYDAKYGIRDHRGGGRSSARETAARVAAGAIAKLFLKQQGIEIFAHVTSVGTIEAPNLESNDLSALLQIREENIVRCADPATAHEMIEFIDAVRKDGDTVGGKIGCVVKGCPAGLGEPVFDKLHADLGKAMLSINAVHGFEYGSGFAGSELRGSQHNDIPQPKAADSKVFKTTTNYAGGILGGISNGMDITFKVAFKPVATIMHNQQTINAAGEASEIKGKGRHDPCVVPRAVVIVEAMAALVLADQFQRNKASII; encoded by the coding sequence ATGGCAGGCAACTCATTCGGACAACTATTTCGCATCACAACCTTTGGCGAATCTCATGGCGTAGCCATTGGGGTAATTATTGATGGCTGTCCGGCGCAATTGGATATCGATATGGATTTTATCCAATCAGAACTTGACAAACGTAAACCGGGTCAATCTAAAATCACCACCCAAAGAAAAGAAAGCGATACCGTTCAGATTTTATCGGGTGTATTTGAAGGAAAAAGTACAGGTACGCCAATTGCACTTTTAATTCCGAATGAGGATCAACGATCAAAAGATTATGGTCACAATGTTGATGTTTACCGTCCCAGCCATGCCGATTACGTTTATGATGCAAAATATGGTATCCGCGATCACCGTGGCGGAGGTCGCTCTTCTGCCCGCGAAACCGCTGCCCGTGTAGCGGCAGGCGCCATTGCAAAGCTATTTTTAAAACAACAGGGCATTGAAATTTTCGCGCACGTAACTTCAGTAGGTACAATAGAGGCCCCTAATTTGGAAAGCAATGATTTATCAGCTTTATTGCAAATTAGAGAAGAAAATATTGTGCGTTGCGCCGATCCTGCAACTGCACATGAAATGATTGAGTTTATCGATGCCGTTCGTAAAGATGGCGATACCGTTGGCGGAAAAATAGGTTGTGTAGTAAAAGGCTGTCCTGCGGGCTTAGGCGAACCTGTTTTTGATAAATTACATGCCGATTTAGGTAAAGCTATGCTCAGCATTAATGCTGTTCATGGTTTCGAATATGGTTCTGGCTTTGCCGGAAGTGAATTAAGGGGATCGCAACACAATGATATTCCACAGCCTAAAGCTGCCGATTCGAAAGTTTTTAAAACGACAACCAATTATGCCGGTGGTATTTTGGGTGGCATTTCTAACGGGATGGATATCACTTTTAAAGTAGCTTTTAAACCTGTAGCAACCATTATGCATAACCAACAAACCATCAATGCTGCTGGTGAAGCTTCGGAGATTAAAGGCAAGGGACGCCATGATCCTTGTGTAGTGCCCAGAGCAGTAGTAATTGTTGAGGCTATGGCTGCATTGGTTTTAGCCGATCAGTTTCAAAGAAACAAAGCAAGTATTATATAA
- a CDS encoding uncharacterized protein (DUF1684 family) (product_source=COG3358; cath_funfam=3.30.505.10; cleavage_site_network=SignalP-noTM; cog=COG3358; ko=KO:K09164; pfam=PF07920), with protein MRIITFLFLLISTNSFAQSYADQIAKHRETYKQDFIKDERSPLKKNDLQNLHFYEADSAYKILADVEILKNEKVFKMPTFNGFSSDYYKYAHVNFVLNGKKIQMTLYRSVSLSNNPVYKDHLFLPFTDESNNKETYGGGRYIDLDAKEIVDNHIEIDFNKAYNPYCAYSDGYRCPVPPEENDLQLAVKAGEKLYTGEKKHQK; from the coding sequence ATGAGAATCATCACCTTCTTATTCCTATTGATCAGCACGAATAGCTTTGCACAAAGTTATGCTGATCAGATCGCAAAACACCGTGAAACCTACAAACAGGATTTCATTAAAGATGAACGCTCACCACTCAAGAAAAACGACCTGCAAAACCTTCATTTTTATGAGGCAGACAGTGCTTACAAAATCTTAGCCGATGTAGAAATACTGAAGAATGAAAAAGTTTTCAAAATGCCTACTTTTAATGGTTTCAGCAGCGATTACTATAAATATGCACATGTGAACTTCGTTCTTAATGGCAAAAAAATCCAAATGACTTTATATAGAAGTGTTTCTTTATCAAACAACCCAGTTTATAAAGACCACCTCTTTCTGCCCTTTACTGATGAATCCAACAATAAGGAAACTTATGGTGGTGGCAGGTATATTGATCTGGATGCAAAAGAAATTGTAGATAATCACATCGAAATCGATTTTAATAAAGCCTACAATCCGTACTGTGCCTATAGTGATGGATACCGTTGCCCTGTGCCGCCAGAAGAAAACGACTTGCAGTTGGCCGTAAAAGCTGGCGAGAAATTATATACTGGTGAAAAGAAACACCAGAAATAA
- a CDS encoding signal transduction histidine kinase (product_source=COG0642; cath_funfam=1.10.287.130,1.25.40.10,3.30.565.10; cog=COG0642; pfam=PF02518,PF13181,PF13424; smart=SM00028,SM00387,SM00388; superfamily=47384,48452,55874; transmembrane_helix_parts=Inside_1_20,TMhelix_21_40,Outside_41_503,TMhelix_504_523,Inside_524_771), which yields MKRYLVNAQFVSKACFSKKGMLFLFLSLLCITGFSQVSALQKKLDSLLSLNQKNLKTDSTKIKILTEVYRQYMRMKNVDKAEEYVDKTIQLSHEKNLKKFSAMAYYRRGLIYHGRSNYQKAEENYHNAVAEFFSVGNLDMVAGTYLNLGALYGSIPDYLKSLEVNQKAIAIYEKMGNETDMASCYTNISTIYQSLGNQSQALVYMNMALKVFAKDGENKRGVAVVYGLIGTNYFEASDRELIEMNVLPGQKIKLALTYYNKSLRVSEAIGDMGLIATVKRDLADLYSSIGQKDAALKSYQKSVELNKSGDDKEAYASSLYALGNFYQKENDFENAILLLNNSLKIAEENRLLDIEKQSSLGLSTVYEKQKDYNKSLAYYRQYIAVRDKIFDQEKEKEITRRQMQLDFGIKERDYLLKQKLTEGELKRQQQELELKRQQLVLSDKEKALDLLTFQKAKADLDIQRLAQDSKFANAKFEAKLAAGIKDKQISKQIQQIKFDGRVKLFLTIAATLILIIAIVIFFNQRKTTRLNIIINNQKRELEQLSKVKDRIFSVVSHDMRTPVNSLISFMQLLEGTNIEQAKLNRYAAALKNNLTYTSTMMENLLNWAASQMQGFNPYLESLDIHELINEVILSLQDNANEKSLVIQNLVPAKTFCKADSNMFMLVIRNIISNAIKFTPNGGTITTSADHNGNVLEMKISDTGIGLTPVQVEHFNKPGYLGAGVSTLGTNKEKGTGLGLLLCRTFISLMDGKISADINPTGGSYFKITLKK from the coding sequence ATGAAGCGCTATCTTGTAAATGCTCAGTTCGTTAGTAAAGCGTGTTTTTCTAAAAAAGGCATGCTATTTCTCTTTTTGTCACTTTTGTGTATAACTGGTTTTAGCCAGGTGAGTGCGCTACAGAAAAAACTGGATAGCCTTTTAAGTTTAAATCAAAAGAATTTAAAAACAGATTCCACCAAAATCAAAATATTGACGGAAGTTTACCGCCAATACATGAGGATGAAAAATGTAGATAAAGCGGAAGAGTATGTGGATAAAACCATTCAGCTTTCACATGAGAAAAACCTAAAAAAATTCTCTGCAATGGCTTATTACCGTAGAGGTTTAATATACCACGGTAGGTCTAATTATCAAAAGGCAGAAGAGAACTATCACAATGCAGTCGCCGAATTTTTTTCAGTGGGTAATTTAGATATGGTTGCCGGAACTTACCTCAATTTAGGTGCTTTATATGGCAGCATCCCTGATTATTTAAAATCGTTAGAAGTTAACCAAAAAGCAATAGCTATCTATGAAAAAATGGGCAACGAAACCGACATGGCAAGTTGTTATACCAATATTTCTACCATTTACCAAAGTTTGGGTAATCAGAGTCAGGCCTTGGTTTATATGAATATGGCACTAAAAGTATTTGCTAAAGATGGCGAAAATAAAAGAGGTGTAGCCGTTGTTTATGGCCTGATTGGCACCAATTATTTCGAGGCTTCAGATCGCGAATTAATAGAGATGAATGTACTGCCTGGCCAGAAAATAAAACTGGCCTTAACATATTACAACAAATCATTACGGGTATCAGAAGCCATTGGAGATATGGGCTTAATAGCCACTGTTAAACGAGATCTTGCCGACTTATACAGTTCAATAGGACAAAAGGATGCAGCGTTAAAATCGTATCAAAAATCAGTTGAGTTAAACAAGTCGGGAGATGATAAAGAAGCCTATGCCTCAAGTTTATATGCATTGGGAAACTTTTACCAAAAAGAAAATGATTTTGAAAACGCCATCCTGTTACTTAATAATAGTTTAAAAATTGCCGAAGAAAATAGATTGTTAGATATAGAAAAACAATCTAGTTTAGGGTTGAGTACGGTATATGAAAAACAAAAGGACTATAACAAATCGTTAGCCTATTACAGGCAGTATATTGCCGTTAGAGATAAGATTTTCGACCAGGAAAAGGAAAAGGAAATTACGCGAAGGCAGATGCAGCTTGATTTTGGTATTAAAGAGCGCGATTATTTATTGAAGCAAAAACTTACAGAAGGCGAGTTAAAAAGACAACAACAAGAACTTGAGCTAAAAAGGCAACAATTGGTGTTGAGTGATAAAGAAAAAGCATTGGATCTCCTAACTTTTCAAAAGGCAAAAGCTGATCTCGACATTCAGCGTTTGGCACAGGATAGCAAATTTGCTAATGCTAAATTTGAGGCAAAGTTAGCCGCCGGGATAAAGGATAAGCAGATTAGTAAACAGATACAACAGATTAAATTTGATGGCCGTGTAAAATTATTCCTCACCATAGCCGCTACATTGATTCTGATTATTGCCATTGTTATATTTTTTAATCAACGGAAAACAACGAGGCTGAATATAATTATCAATAACCAAAAACGGGAATTAGAGCAGTTAAGTAAGGTTAAAGACCGTATCTTTAGTGTGGTAAGTCACGATATGCGTACTCCTGTAAATTCATTAATTTCCTTTATGCAGCTGTTAGAAGGGACGAATATAGAGCAAGCGAAATTAAACAGATATGCTGCCGCACTAAAAAACAACCTCACTTATACCTCTACAATGATGGAGAATCTCCTTAATTGGGCGGCCAGCCAGATGCAGGGTTTTAACCCGTATTTAGAATCCTTGGATATCCATGAGCTGATTAATGAAGTTATCCTTTCTTTGCAGGATAATGCCAACGAAAAAAGCTTAGTTATTCAGAATTTAGTGCCGGCCAAAACGTTTTGCAAAGCAGATTCAAACATGTTCATGCTGGTTATTCGGAATATCATCAGTAACGCCATTAAATTTACGCCAAATGGAGGTACAATCACAACTAGTGCCGATCATAACGGGAATGTACTGGAGATGAAAATTTCGGATACAGGAATCGGTTTAACGCCTGTACAGGTCGAGCATTTTAATAAGCCAGGCTATTTAGGCGCGGGTGTGAGCACATTGGGCACCAACAAAGAAAAAGGTACAGGTTTAGGTTTATTGCTCTGCAGAACTTTTATTAGCTTGATGGATGGTAAAATTAGCGCCGATATTAATCCTACAGGCGGAAGTTATTTTAAAATAACCCTGAAAAAATAA
- a CDS encoding prephenate dehydratase (product_source=KO:K04518; cath_funfam=3.30.70.260,3.40.190.10; cog=COG0077; ko=KO:K04518; pfam=PF00800; superfamily=53850,55021) — METTKRVAIQGIKASFHEEAAYKFFGKDIETVECNSFKETCDKLEKNDADFVVMAIENSIAGSLLPNYTLIRDFGFSVVGEVYLPIQLHLMALPGVKFEDIKVVTSHPIAIRQCIDFFYDYPHIKIVESNDTAACAKRIQEEQLTDTMAIANSLAAELYGLNILERRVESNKKNYTRFLILKKDKTDEGKKINKASICFQVGHKAGSLATVLNIFAEQDVSLTKIQSMPVLGKRNEYYFYVDLEWPSTEKYDKAIRKALKYTSNFNILGEYQKNDKV; from the coding sequence ATGGAAACGACAAAACGAGTAGCAATTCAGGGTATTAAAGCATCTTTCCACGAGGAGGCCGCCTACAAATTCTTTGGTAAAGACATTGAAACTGTTGAGTGTAATTCTTTTAAAGAAACCTGCGACAAGCTAGAGAAAAACGATGCCGATTTCGTGGTAATGGCTATCGAAAACTCTATTGCAGGCAGTTTATTACCAAACTACACACTGATCAGAGATTTTGGTTTTTCGGTTGTAGGCGAGGTTTATTTACCTATCCAGTTGCACTTGATGGCGCTGCCAGGCGTAAAGTTTGAAGATATTAAAGTGGTTACCTCACATCCGATCGCCATCCGCCAGTGTATCGATTTCTTTTACGATTATCCACACATTAAAATCGTGGAGAGCAACGATACTGCTGCTTGTGCAAAACGGATCCAGGAGGAGCAATTAACTGATACCATGGCCATTGCAAACAGTTTAGCTGCTGAACTTTACGGCCTAAACATTTTAGAACGCCGTGTAGAATCGAACAAGAAAAACTATACCCGTTTTCTGATCCTTAAAAAGGATAAAACAGACGAAGGAAAGAAAATAAATAAAGCATCAATCTGTTTTCAGGTTGGACACAAAGCAGGCTCATTGGCAACTGTGTTAAATATTTTCGCCGAACAGGATGTAAGCTTAACAAAAATACAATCTATGCCGGTTTTAGGTAAAAGAAACGAGTATTACTTTTACGTCGACTTAGAATGGCCAAGTACCGAAAAATATGATAAGGCCATTAGAAAGGCATTAAAATATACATCGAACTTTAATATCCTGGGAGAGTACCAGAAGAACGATAAAGTATAA